A genomic region of Pyrus communis chromosome 14, drPyrComm1.1, whole genome shotgun sequence contains the following coding sequences:
- the LOC137716057 gene encoding alcohol acyl transferase 1 allele GSa-like — MTSLPCSLVLRVNRLAPQLVKPAKPTPHETKLLSDIDDQEGLRFQTPVLMSYKNNPLIPKDRTDPVKVLKEALSKALVFYYPLAGRLREGPNRKLMVECTGEGVLFIEADANVTLEQLGDAIVPPSPFLEEFLCNAPGSDGILGCPLPLVQVTRLKCGGFIFALRINHTMCDGSGLVQFLNAVGEMAHGAHAPSIPPVWQRELLDARNPPRITCTHHEYEEAIDSDEGLTAVRGQRNMVQKSFYFGAEELKAIRKHLPAQHSPSSTFDLITACLWKCRTLAIEMNQKEVVCISCISGAQNTRLPLGYYGNAFALPSEVSTVESLCKNPIGYALELVKQAKAKMSDEYIKSVADLMVMRGRPDFSSTRNFVVGDTTRAGFGEVDFGWGKPVFAGPAKCVNMINMYVRHKNKEENGILVLTCLPLSAVERFQQELKRMTMEPVEDNTKPVRIKSTL; from the exons ATGACGTCGCTGCCATGTTCACTAGTACTTCGGGTGAACCGGTTAGCGCCACAGCTCGTAAAGCCGGCGAAGCCTACACCTCATGAAACAAAACTGCTATCAGATATTGACGACCAGGAAGGCCTTAGGTTTCAAACTCCAGTTCTAATGTCCTACAAAAATAATCCTCTTATACCGAAAGATCGAACCGATCCGGTTAAGGTGCTTAAAGAAGCACTGAGTAAAGCATTGGTGTTTTACTACCCTCTAGCTGGCAGGCTCAGGGAAGGACCTAACAGAAAGCTTATGGTGGAGTGCACTGGAGAAGGTGTGTTGTTCATAGAGGCTGATGCTAATGTAACGCTTGAGCAACTCGGGGATGCAATTGTACCCCCATCTCCATTCTTAGAGGAGTTCCTATGTAATGCGCCAGGATCTGATGGTATTCTCGGTTGCCCCTTGCCGTTAGTTCAG GTGACCCGTCTGAAATGTGGAGGTTTCATATTTGCATTGCGCATAAACCACACGATGTGTGATGGATCTGGGTTGGTCCAGTTCTTGAACGCAGTCGGGGAAATGGCTCATGGCGCACATGCACCATCTATTCCGCCTGTGTGGCAGCGTGAGCTCCTCGACGCTCGAAATCCTCCACGAATTACATGTACACATCATGAATACGAGGAAGCGATTGATTCTGATGAGGGCTTGACTGCGGTTAGAGGCCAACGAAACATGGTCCAAAAGTCTTTCTATTTTGGTGCCGAGGAGTTGAAGGCCATTCGGAAACATCTTCCAGCACAACATTCTCCTTCCTCCACATTTGATTTGATAACAGCTTGCTTGTGGAAATGTCGAACTCTAGCCATTGAGATGAATCAGAAAGAGGTTGTGTGTATTTCGTGTATATCTGGTGCACAAAATACGCGTCTTCCATTGGGATACTATGGCAATGCATTTGCACTCCCATCCGAAGTTTCAACGGTCGAAAGCTTATGTAAAAATCCTATAGGATATGCGTTGGAGTTGGTCAAGCAGGCGAAAGCTAAAATGAGTGACGAGTACATAAAATCAGTGGCGGACCTTATGGTAATGAGAGGACGACCTGACTTTTCTTCGACAAGGAACTTTGTGGTTGGTGACACAACGCGTGCTGGTTTTGGTGAGGTTGATTTCGGATGGGGGAAGCCGGTGTTTGCTGGACCGGCCAAGTGCGTTAATATGATAAACATGTATGTTcggcacaaaaacaaagaagaaaatgggATTCTGGTACTAACATGCTTGCCGCTATCGGCGGTGGAGAGGTTTCAGCAGGAGCTTAAGAGGATGACTATGGAACCGGTTGAGGATAACACTAAACCTGTTAGGATTAAGTCAACACTGTGA
- the LOC137716474 gene encoding uncharacterized protein: MASSLASRALTDRTGSLWRLTSNFLRSFSTASQNPPAGAGAASSSASKKPKRKKKKNLFEVAQFLPDWGLGYQMAKTHWVGVSYQITKINLYKDGRHGKAWGIVHKEGLPAADAPKKISGVHKRGWRYIPNSKTEIVPSMTKPTESVPAAEVQAA, translated from the exons ATGGCGAGCAGTCTCGCAAGCAGAGCATTAACGGATCGAACCGGAAGCCTCTGGAGGCTCACATCGAACTTCCTCCGAAGCTTCAGCACCGCTTCCCAAAACCCACCCGCCGGCGCCGGCGCCGCTTCTTCTTCGGCATCAAAGAAACCCaagcggaagaagaagaagaacctgtTCGAGGTGGCCCAGTTTCTGCCCGACTGGGGATTGGGGTACCAAATGGCTAAGACCCACTGGGTCGGCGTCTCTTACCAGATTACAAAAATCAATCTTTACAAG GATGGTAGACATGGCAAGGCATGGGGAATCGTTCATAAGGAAG GCTTGCCAGCCGCAGATGCCCCCAAGAAAATAAGCGGAGTCCACAAGCGTGGTTGGAGGTACATTCCAAACTCGAAGACTGAAATTGTTCCAAGTATGACTAAACCTACGGAAAGTGTTCCAGCAGCTGAAGTTCAAGCAGCTTGA